A single Curtobacterium sp. MCJR17_020 DNA region contains:
- a CDS encoding ornithine cyclodeaminase family protein, which produces MTVVLGAADVAGLIDAVDVVGAVEAVHADLGTGAMQQPAPVALAGADDALFLPMAVRSDRLGLVAVKLMADIPDNGARGLPSQRSTILVSSSVTGECVAVLDGMTITRARTAATTVVATQHLARSGSRTLGILGAGNLAVEHVRAFEAARPFERIVLWSRSSGTVTRFLEAVGPDVVRRCVVASEVRRVVEESDVLCTLTPSVDPIVRGDWLHAGQHVNAVGARPRPTHRELDGAAMARGTLFVDSRATAWTKSGDLLEAVVEGALPQDLHPAELGEVIAGRAPGRTGDDEVTVFDSVGLGAQDLAVAAQVIDLARERGVGTQVSVARVGLPVPGV; this is translated from the coding sequence GTGACCGTCGTCCTCGGCGCCGCCGACGTCGCCGGTCTCATCGACGCCGTCGACGTCGTCGGGGCCGTGGAGGCCGTCCACGCCGACCTCGGGACCGGCGCGATGCAGCAGCCGGCCCCGGTCGCCCTGGCCGGCGCCGACGACGCGCTCTTCCTGCCGATGGCCGTGCGCTCCGACCGACTCGGCCTCGTCGCCGTCAAGCTGATGGCCGACATCCCCGACAACGGTGCGCGGGGACTGCCGTCGCAGCGCTCCACGATCCTGGTGTCCTCGTCGGTCACCGGCGAGTGCGTCGCCGTGCTCGACGGCATGACGATCACCCGGGCACGGACCGCGGCGACGACCGTGGTCGCGACGCAGCACCTCGCCCGCTCGGGCAGCCGGACCCTCGGGATCCTCGGCGCCGGCAACCTCGCCGTCGAGCACGTCCGTGCCTTCGAGGCCGCACGACCGTTCGAGCGGATCGTCCTGTGGTCACGGTCGTCCGGAACGGTCACCCGGTTCCTCGAGGCCGTCGGACCGGACGTGGTCCGGCGGTGCGTGGTCGCGTCGGAGGTCCGGCGCGTGGTCGAGGAGTCCGACGTGCTCTGCACCCTGACGCCCTCGGTCGACCCGATCGTCCGCGGCGACTGGTTGCACGCCGGCCAGCACGTGAACGCGGTCGGGGCCCGTCCCCGCCCGACGCACCGGGAGCTCGACGGCGCGGCGATGGCACGCGGCACGCTCTTCGTCGACAGCCGGGCCACCGCCTGGACGAAGTCGGGTGACCTGCTCGAGGCCGTGGTCGAGGGGGCGCTCCCGCAGGACCTCCACCCGGCGGAACTCGGCGAGGTCATCGCCGGACGCGCACCCGGCCGGACCGGGGACGACGAGGTCACCGTGTTCGACTCGGTCGGGCTCGGCGCCCAGGACCTCGCCGTCGCCGCCCAGGTGATCGACCTCGCACGCGAGCGGGGCGTCGGGACGCAGGTCTCCGTCGCCCGGGTCGGGCTGCCGGTTCCCGGCGTGTGA
- a CDS encoding FAD-dependent oxidoreductase, with the protein MSSSGSPVVVVGAGIIGLSAAWHLAALGQRVLLLDSGTVAGGTTTAGAGFVGQWAAGYAWYWNESERDVEQYGIDFYRDLADAGHGPTGYRQNGNVWLTVTEQGRADHLPPFEQHPLRPPGARTLTPAEAADLVPGLDPTAVTAGFLHPDGIQISAPDTAAALVHAVRARGVEIREHTPVAGLEARGGSVTGVRTANGEVIDAAKVVLAAGSWTNALLAPFGRELPTVRVVASRLVTTPFGLPGTLPTLMLPELHGLWIREHRGGLTYGAGPGYEPMHVGGADRSDEPDRRPVRTDLLDAMRTYLHPIVARLLPAAASVLGVDETPTQGVVSMTADRNFIVGAVPELDGLVVAGGDNESGVTHGPGLGRIAAELSVTGTTTLGDASRYAPARFPAAAPTEDEVVAMMPARREADARRAGAVA; encoded by the coding sequence ATGTCCTCCTCCGGGTCCCCCGTGGTCGTCGTCGGCGCCGGCATCATCGGGCTGAGCGCCGCGTGGCACCTCGCCGCGCTCGGGCAGCGGGTCCTGCTCCTCGACAGCGGCACGGTCGCCGGGGGCACGACCACCGCGGGTGCCGGGTTCGTCGGCCAGTGGGCAGCCGGGTACGCCTGGTACTGGAACGAGTCCGAACGCGACGTCGAGCAGTACGGCATCGACTTCTACCGCGACCTCGCCGACGCCGGCCACGGCCCGACCGGGTACCGGCAGAACGGCAACGTCTGGCTGACCGTCACCGAGCAGGGCCGGGCCGACCACCTGCCGCCGTTCGAGCAGCACCCGCTCCGGCCACCCGGGGCGCGGACGCTCACCCCGGCCGAAGCGGCCGACCTCGTGCCCGGACTCGACCCGACCGCGGTCACCGCGGGCTTCCTCCATCCGGACGGCATCCAGATCAGTGCGCCGGACACGGCCGCAGCGCTGGTGCACGCGGTCCGTGCACGGGGCGTCGAGATCCGCGAGCACACGCCGGTCGCCGGTCTGGAGGCCCGTGGGGGCTCCGTCACGGGCGTCCGGACCGCGAACGGCGAGGTCATCGACGCCGCGAAGGTCGTGCTCGCCGCCGGCAGCTGGACGAACGCCCTCCTCGCCCCCTTCGGGCGCGAGCTGCCGACGGTCCGGGTCGTCGCCAGCCGGCTCGTGACGACGCCGTTCGGTCTGCCGGGCACCCTGCCGACCCTGATGCTGCCGGAGTTGCACGGCCTGTGGATCCGTGAGCACCGCGGCGGCCTGACGTACGGTGCCGGCCCCGGGTACGAGCCGATGCACGTCGGCGGTGCGGACCGGAGCGACGAACCCGACCGCCGCCCGGTGCGCACGGACCTGCTCGACGCCATGCGGACGTACCTGCACCCGATCGTCGCCCGGCTGCTCCCCGCCGCCGCGAGCGTGCTCGGGGTCGACGAGACCCCCACGCAGGGCGTCGTCTCGATGACCGCCGACCGGAACTTCATCGTCGGCGCGGTCCCCGAGCTGGACGGGCTCGTGGTGGCCGGTGGCGACAACGAGTCCGGCGTCACGCACGGCCCGGGTCTCGGGCGGATCGCGGCGGAACTGAGCGTCACGGGCACGACCACCCTCGGCGACGCGAGCCGCTACGCCCCGGCACGGTTCCCGGCGGCGGCCCCGACCGAGGACGAGGTGGTGGCGATGATGCCGGCGCGGCGCGAGGCCGACGCCCGACGAGCCGGAGCCGTGGCATGA
- a CDS encoding MFS transporter has product MTAVTRSTAPTRTASAARPEGGIGSALDSIGFTRAQFWVLMLILAGEFFDTLEQNSVGAMATNIKASLAIGDVQLSTINTATVLGGLVGRFLAGWLADKYGRRFSLGLNLLVYTLGGLLSAVSFNFDMLLVSRFIVGIGVGGEFMIGIAMLSEMVATKYRGGLIATINVGAGGIGNFISYGLFLLLLGPLAVPLGGDDQVWRWTFVILAIPALFVVLYRRKLPETPRWLLSKGRVDEANRSLAVLASNTLTPPADAAPPVRLTPADLPPVALHSSPAAVFHKLVLRRTIAIGVASWMAFGVQVTLNFLMPTLLVERGYTVSQSLLYTMIMNIGSLLGCTAAALLANRVGRRPLIAVAGILGCLTALAFAAFGNDTAAILVLGALFQFFTMLTNTTLAAWTAEVYPTAIRASGASIVNGIGNIAGAVMPFAAIALYGSWAFAGVFGLAAVMYAVLVVASRFAPETRGRSLEDVNENALSTTTA; this is encoded by the coding sequence ATGACTGCTGTAACCCGCTCCACCGCACCAACCCGAACCGCCTCCGCCGCCCGACCCGAGGGCGGCATCGGATCCGCCCTCGACTCGATCGGCTTCACCCGAGCCCAGTTCTGGGTCCTCATGCTCATCCTCGCCGGGGAGTTCTTCGACACGCTCGAGCAGAACTCCGTCGGCGCCATGGCCACCAACATCAAGGCCTCGCTCGCCATCGGCGACGTCCAGCTCTCCACGATCAACACCGCCACCGTCCTGGGTGGCCTGGTCGGCCGGTTCCTGGCCGGCTGGCTCGCCGACAAGTACGGTCGGCGGTTCTCGCTCGGGCTCAACCTGCTCGTCTACACGCTCGGCGGCCTCCTCAGCGCCGTCTCCTTCAACTTCGACATGCTGCTCGTCAGCCGGTTCATCGTCGGGATCGGCGTCGGCGGCGAGTTCATGATCGGCATCGCGATGCTGTCCGAGATGGTGGCCACCAAGTACCGCGGCGGCCTCATCGCGACCATCAACGTCGGTGCTGGCGGCATCGGCAACTTCATCTCCTACGGCCTCTTCCTGCTGCTGCTCGGCCCGCTGGCCGTCCCGCTCGGTGGCGACGACCAGGTCTGGCGCTGGACGTTCGTGATCCTCGCGATCCCGGCCCTGTTCGTCGTCCTGTACCGCCGCAAGCTGCCCGAGACGCCCCGCTGGCTGCTGTCGAAGGGCCGGGTCGACGAGGCGAACCGCTCGCTCGCGGTCCTCGCCTCGAACACGCTCACCCCGCCCGCCGACGCCGCTCCCCCGGTGCGCCTGACGCCGGCCGACCTGCCTCCGGTCGCTCTGCACTCGTCGCCCGCAGCGGTGTTCCACAAGCTGGTGCTCCGTCGCACGATCGCGATCGGCGTCGCCTCGTGGATGGCCTTCGGCGTGCAGGTCACGCTGAACTTCCTGATGCCGACCCTGCTCGTCGAGCGTGGGTACACCGTGTCGCAGAGCCTGCTCTACACGATGATCATGAACATCGGATCGCTCCTCGGGTGCACGGCAGCGGCGCTCCTCGCCAACCGCGTCGGACGACGGCCCCTCATCGCCGTCGCGGGCATCCTCGGCTGCCTCACCGCCCTGGCCTTCGCGGCCTTCGGCAACGACACCGCCGCGATCCTGGTGCTCGGTGCCCTGTTCCAGTTCTTCACGATGCTGACGAACACCACCCTCGCGGCGTGGACCGCCGAGGTCTACCCGACCGCGATCCGCGCCTCCGGTGCCTCGATCGTCAACGGCATCGGCAACATCGCCGGAGCGGTCATGCCGTTCGCCGCGATCGCGCTGTACGGCTCGTGGGCCTTCGCCGGCGTCTTCGGACTCGCCGCCGTCATGTACGCGGTCCTCGTGGTCGCGTCGCGCTTCGCCCCGGAGACCCGCGGCCGGTCGCTCGAGGACGTCAACGAGAACGCCCTCTCGACCACCACCGCCTGA
- the bla gene encoding class A beta-lactamase: protein MRRALPLVVGGTVAALVLAGCSGGSSGGPTASATSSARSTSTPTSTSATTPPPRTDAATTATVRRALAGLERQYDATVGVVATDTVTGETVAYNGDRRFGYASTIKAFAAAQFLRSVPADARNEVVHWTAADVAAAGYSPVTEQHVADGLSYEQLAEAAVRMSDNTALNLVLTRIGGPSGLDAALTELGDTTTEVVHGEPDLNTIEPGSTEDTTTPAAFTAALATVLDGRTLDRADTALLVDWMGGNATGDALIRAGAPDGWVVVDKSGGAGPIRNDVARVTPPGGDPIVLSVLTTRNDPDAAYDDALVARSASVALGAFDR from the coding sequence ATGCGCCGTGCTCTCCCCCTGGTCGTCGGCGGCACCGTCGCCGCGCTCGTCCTCGCCGGGTGCTCCGGTGGCAGCTCCGGTGGACCGACCGCGTCGGCCACGTCGTCCGCACGGTCCACGAGCACACCGACGAGCACCTCTGCGACGACGCCGCCGCCGAGGACGGACGCCGCGACCACCGCCACGGTCCGCCGAGCACTCGCGGGCCTCGAACGCCAGTACGACGCGACGGTCGGCGTCGTCGCGACCGACACCGTCACGGGTGAGACGGTCGCGTACAACGGCGACCGACGCTTCGGCTACGCCTCGACCATCAAGGCGTTCGCCGCGGCACAGTTCCTGCGCTCGGTGCCCGCGGACGCCCGGAACGAGGTCGTGCACTGGACGGCCGCGGACGTCGCCGCTGCCGGGTACTCCCCCGTGACGGAACAGCACGTGGCCGACGGGCTGTCGTACGAGCAGCTGGCCGAGGCAGCCGTCCGGATGAGCGACAACACGGCCCTGAACCTCGTGCTCACGCGCATCGGCGGTCCGAGCGGCCTGGACGCCGCGTTGACCGAGCTCGGCGACACCACCACCGAGGTGGTCCACGGCGAGCCGGACCTCAACACCATCGAGCCGGGCAGCACCGAGGACACCACGACCCCGGCGGCGTTCACCGCAGCCCTGGCGACCGTGCTCGACGGCAGGACCCTGGACCGCGCCGACACCGCGCTGCTGGTCGACTGGATGGGCGGCAACGCGACCGGCGACGCACTCATCCGGGCCGGCGCACCCGACGGCTGGGTCGTGGTCGACAAGTCCGGGGGCGCCGGACCGATCCGGAACGACGTGGCGCGGGTGACCCCGCCCGGCGGCGACCCGATCGTGCTCTCGGTCCTGACCACGCGGAACGACCCCGACGCCGCCTACGACGACGCCCTGGTGGCCCGGTCGGCGTCGGTGGCGCTCGGCGCGTTCGACCGCTGA
- a CDS encoding ABC transporter substrate-binding protein, translating to MDTLNISATANGLNYLPEYVADVGGLFAERGLSVTAKACDPWTGVLDDIDSHEADLALGGLWVPAMYAGTPRKLSVVGQLNHGFPMTIVARDETAPITLDWLAGKVVLAPGAGGSAPYEFTAGLIREAGFDVAATRFVRDLSTAMLIELYQGGLGDAIILDLVSAQELVAAGGGTIVFRHLDAGGVMPNSVYYTRTDRIDELGDRVDRFMDGIAAAMAKITAGDADAEIAAVLAARWPEKDAALLQRAADEMAAGGVWDSAVVDREASDRWMRILFDGGLTTHTPSLEDLLGASTAVAAS from the coding sequence ATGGACACCCTCAACATCTCGGCGACCGCGAACGGCCTCAACTACCTGCCCGAGTACGTCGCCGACGTCGGCGGTCTGTTCGCCGAGCGCGGCCTGTCCGTCACCGCGAAGGCCTGCGACCCGTGGACCGGCGTCCTCGACGACATCGACTCGCACGAGGCCGACCTCGCCCTCGGCGGTCTCTGGGTCCCCGCGATGTACGCCGGGACCCCGCGCAAGCTGTCGGTCGTGGGTCAGCTCAACCACGGGTTCCCGATGACCATCGTCGCCCGCGACGAGACGGCCCCGATCACCCTGGACTGGCTCGCCGGCAAGGTCGTCCTGGCGCCCGGCGCCGGCGGGAGCGCCCCGTACGAGTTCACGGCCGGACTCATCCGCGAGGCCGGGTTCGACGTCGCGGCGACCCGCTTCGTCCGCGACCTGTCGACCGCGATGCTCATCGAGCTGTACCAGGGCGGGCTCGGCGACGCGATCATCCTCGACCTCGTCTCCGCGCAGGAACTCGTCGCCGCCGGTGGGGGCACGATCGTCTTCCGCCACCTCGACGCCGGCGGCGTGATGCCGAACAGCGTCTACTACACGCGCACGGACCGCATCGACGAGCTCGGCGACCGGGTCGACCGGTTCATGGACGGCATCGCCGCCGCGATGGCCAAGATCACCGCGGGCGACGCCGACGCCGAGATCGCGGCCGTGCTCGCCGCCCGGTGGCCGGAGAAGGACGCCGCCCTGCTGCAACGGGCCGCCGACGAGATGGCGGCCGGGGGCGTCTGGGACTCCGCGGTCGTCGACCGCGAGGCCTCCGACCGCTGGATGCGCATCCTGTTCGACGGTGGCCTCACGACCCACACTCCGTCGCTCGAAGATCTGCTCGGCGCCTCGACCGCCGTCGCCGCGTCGTGA
- a CDS encoding DUF6177 family protein, with translation MVRHPLIDDVVGPAIVVESASPVVWLTDALASLLRRSADAGRMVVLRTGRESAITPALRHALGAYGAAWAVADFDGTLRDGRTGAAASGIEDFVHRGPELVGTPSPEHPVAADSVRQISIDLTLRHHAERAVDMGSAIEALCHTVGTCPTRWGTAEPLTVPWDRWVVTQYAKHEAPGVSTSYAVGEGFSATMTAHLVGGVVVETMSAVLTVPEENTDPELANRLFDAVQQVADQVVPVFGVVMQRRGDSDHLIRAVSHGEPSPLAVVVGPEASEFLDRDGVWPPPRTTTATFGTRSGAGDPSGAGDTGTADGDIVDGGMIVRFEDGWEALESFLDRIDEDRFLQLVGAAPLDPAHDEGTLDGHVRDTRVAGGHGAA, from the coding sequence ATGGTCAGGCATCCCCTCATCGACGACGTGGTCGGTCCCGCCATCGTGGTCGAGTCCGCCTCGCCGGTCGTGTGGCTGACGGACGCCCTCGCCTCTCTGCTCCGCCGTTCGGCGGACGCCGGCCGCATGGTCGTGCTGCGGACCGGGCGCGAATCCGCGATCACCCCCGCCCTGCGGCACGCGCTCGGTGCGTACGGTGCCGCGTGGGCCGTCGCCGACTTCGACGGGACACTGCGCGACGGCCGGACGGGTGCAGCAGCCTCGGGCATCGAGGACTTCGTGCACCGCGGCCCCGAACTCGTCGGCACACCGTCGCCCGAGCACCCGGTCGCGGCCGACTCTGTCCGCCAGATCAGCATCGACCTGACGCTCCGCCACCATGCCGAGCGTGCCGTGGACATGGGGTCCGCGATCGAGGCCCTGTGCCACACCGTCGGCACCTGCCCCACCCGTTGGGGCACCGCCGAACCGCTCACCGTGCCGTGGGACCGATGGGTCGTCACGCAGTACGCCAAGCACGAGGCGCCCGGGGTGTCGACCTCGTACGCCGTCGGCGAGGGCTTCTCCGCGACGATGACCGCCCACCTGGTCGGTGGCGTCGTCGTCGAGACGATGTCCGCCGTGTTGACCGTGCCCGAGGAGAACACCGACCCGGAGCTCGCGAACCGCCTGTTCGACGCCGTGCAGCAGGTCGCGGACCAGGTCGTGCCCGTCTTCGGTGTGGTGATGCAGCGCCGGGGGGACTCCGACCACCTGATCCGCGCGGTGTCGCACGGCGAGCCGTCGCCGCTCGCCGTCGTCGTCGGACCCGAAGCCTCCGAGTTCCTGGACCGCGACGGGGTCTGGCCGCCACCGCGCACCACGACGGCGACGTTCGGCACCCGGTCCGGGGCGGGCGACCCGTCCGGAGCAGGCGACACCGGCACGGCTGACGGCGACATCGTCGACGGCGGCATGATCGTCCGCTTCGAGGACGGCTGGGAAGCCCTCGAGTCCTTCCTCGACCGCATCGACGAGGACCGCTTCCTGCAGCTCGTCGGCGCAGCGCCCCTCGACCCGGCCCACGACGAGGGCACGCTCGACGGGCACGTGCGGGACACCCGGGTGGCAGGCGGTCACGGTGCCGCGTGA
- a CDS encoding GntR family transcriptional regulator: MESKPASVLKAIRAEIIAGTLARGSRLKEDALAERFGVSRVPVREALRQLETEGFVESEKFKGVRVADSSTEVVIELMQIRRGLEVLAAELAARREGGECADLLRAVGREHRSDQEVEAAQSPRFAFHGLVARASGNSRLETMIDHLIHQTAWAFERVTQDEVASSSDDHTAVAGAILRGASVQAGLLMDEHLRRDEAIYRALNP, from the coding sequence GTGGAGTCCAAGCCGGCATCTGTCCTCAAGGCGATCAGGGCCGAGATCATCGCCGGCACGCTCGCACGTGGCTCCCGGCTGAAGGAAGACGCCCTCGCCGAACGCTTCGGCGTCTCGCGGGTCCCCGTGCGCGAGGCACTCCGACAGCTGGAGACCGAGGGGTTCGTCGAGTCCGAGAAGTTCAAGGGCGTCCGGGTCGCCGACTCCTCGACCGAGGTGGTCATCGAGCTCATGCAGATCCGCCGAGGGCTCGAGGTACTGGCCGCCGAGCTCGCCGCTCGTCGCGAGGGCGGCGAGTGCGCCGACCTGCTGCGCGCCGTCGGTCGCGAACACCGATCCGACCAAGAGGTCGAGGCCGCGCAGTCGCCGCGGTTCGCGTTCCACGGGCTGGTGGCACGTGCCTCGGGGAACAGCCGGCTCGAGACGATGATCGACCACCTGATCCACCAGACCGCATGGGCCTTCGAGCGCGTCACGCAGGACGAGGTGGCGTCGAGCAGCGATGACCACACCGCCGTCGCCGGCGCGATCCTGCGCGGCGCCTCGGTGCAGGCAGGGCTGCTGATGGACGAGCACCTGCGCCGCGACGAAGCGATCTACCGGGCCCTGAACCCCTAG
- a CDS encoding FAD-dependent oxidoreductase, producing MSDVLSDRAPTHVVIGGGVVGAATAYALTRRGERVLLVEQHERGHHNGSSHGATRIFRQGYTDPEYVALTSRALVLWEALEGAAGEELIVRTGAVDHGRAEVVDAIAAALTDAGIPHETLSPDAAAARWPGIAFEGHVLAHATAGRIRSDRAIEAFLTLAERTGLADLRFATRVSGLDDHGDDVTVTLSDGSTHRSSSVVAAVGSWAPALVGDLLAGRGAGLPAIRVTQEQPAHFASRLPDQAWPSFVHWAADDDVYGLLTPGEGVKVGFHGTGPVVDPDHRDFTPVPAEAERLQAYVARYVPGVDATKPTFISCLYDNSPDEDFVIDRRGPVTVATGFSGHGFKFAPLLGDMIADLATGGAAHPRFSLSKPSHSGTP from the coding sequence ATGAGCGACGTGCTGAGCGACCGGGCCCCGACGCACGTCGTGATCGGCGGCGGGGTCGTCGGCGCCGCCACCGCGTACGCCCTCACCCGCCGCGGCGAGCGCGTCCTGCTCGTCGAACAGCACGAGCGCGGGCACCACAACGGCTCGTCCCACGGCGCGACCCGGATCTTCCGACAGGGCTACACCGACCCCGAGTACGTCGCCCTGACCTCCCGCGCCCTGGTGCTGTGGGAAGCGCTCGAGGGCGCTGCGGGCGAGGAGCTCATCGTCCGCACCGGTGCCGTCGACCACGGTCGCGCCGAGGTCGTCGACGCCATCGCCGCCGCACTGACGGACGCCGGCATCCCGCACGAGACCCTCAGCCCGGACGCCGCGGCCGCGCGCTGGCCGGGGATCGCGTTCGAGGGCCACGTGCTCGCGCACGCCACGGCCGGTCGCATCCGGTCCGACCGCGCGATCGAGGCCTTCCTGACCCTGGCCGAGCGGACCGGGCTCGCCGACCTGCGCTTCGCCACGCGGGTCAGCGGGCTCGACGACCACGGCGACGACGTGACCGTGACACTGTCCGACGGGTCCACCCACCGCAGCTCGTCCGTGGTGGCGGCCGTGGGGTCGTGGGCACCCGCGCTGGTCGGCGACCTGCTCGCCGGACGCGGGGCGGGCCTCCCGGCCATCCGCGTCACCCAGGAGCAGCCCGCGCACTTCGCCAGCCGCCTGCCGGACCAGGCGTGGCCGAGCTTCGTGCACTGGGCGGCCGACGACGACGTCTACGGCCTGCTCACCCCGGGCGAGGGCGTCAAGGTCGGGTTCCACGGCACCGGCCCCGTCGTCGATCCGGACCACCGCGACTTCACGCCCGTGCCGGCCGAGGCCGAGCGGCTGCAGGCCTACGTCGCGCGGTACGTGCCCGGTGTCGACGCGACGAAGCCGACCTTCATCAGCTGCCTGTACGACAACTCCCCCGACGAGGACTTCGTGATCGACCGACGTGGTCCCGTCACCGTCGCGACCGGGTTCTCCGGCCACGGCTTCAAGTTCGCACCGCTGCTCGGCGACATGATCGCCGACCTCGCGACCGGCGGGGCCGCACATCCCCGTTTCTCCCTCTCGAAACCATCCCACTCAGGAACCCCGTGA
- a CDS encoding ABC transporter substrate-binding protein, with the protein MTTRLLSALALSAAVAAVLTGCASTGTSTDVSDGLVIGTTDPVTSLDPAGAWDRGSYTVQTQLYQHLLTYPAGGTTTSPEVAESCDFTDGTHYVCRIRDGLTFSNGDALTAKDVVFSFERQVGIGSENGPGSLLANMASVAADGDEVTFTLKQANDQTFPYVLASMAGAIVDSSVFSKTKVHADDGVVGSGPYALQQSADGGATIALTANKEYDGTAPESSSVTIKQYTKSADLKLAVQEGDADVAYRQLTPTEVTSLSEDDGLQRVQGSSGEVRFLGFNLDTMPGDDTAQKTAIRQAVAATVDRAAIAKDVYQGTYAPAYSIVPSDFTGATDAFQTEYDGADPEAILEKAGVRTPVALPIEYTTDHYGSGSDDEYALIKQQLEDTGLFTVDLQSASWDTYVGNVGKGEYPVFQLGFFQDYPDASSYLTPAYGSEDVNLLANHFDDRAVQQLVAAQAVEADATERTKQIEEIQQDTAESVPLIPLLAGQENVIGQKSLTGLTKSVDASGEFRIWEIGRS; encoded by the coding sequence GTGACGACCCGACTCCTCTCTGCGCTCGCGCTCTCCGCCGCCGTCGCCGCCGTGCTCACCGGCTGCGCCTCGACCGGGACGTCCACCGACGTCTCCGACGGCCTGGTGATCGGCACGACCGATCCCGTCACGTCCCTCGACCCGGCCGGCGCCTGGGACCGCGGCAGCTACACGGTGCAGACGCAGCTGTACCAGCACCTGCTCACCTACCCTGCGGGCGGGACCACGACGAGTCCCGAGGTCGCCGAGTCGTGCGACTTCACCGACGGCACCCACTACGTGTGCCGGATCCGCGACGGGCTCACGTTCTCGAACGGTGACGCCCTGACGGCGAAGGACGTCGTGTTCTCGTTCGAGCGCCAGGTCGGCATCGGCTCCGAGAACGGTCCGGGGTCGCTGCTCGCCAACATGGCGTCTGTGGCGGCCGACGGCGACGAGGTCACGTTCACCCTGAAGCAGGCGAACGACCAGACGTTCCCGTACGTCCTGGCGAGCATGGCCGGGGCGATCGTCGACAGCAGTGTGTTCTCGAAGACGAAGGTCCACGCGGACGACGGGGTCGTCGGGTCCGGTCCGTACGCGCTGCAGCAGTCCGCCGACGGCGGGGCGACGATCGCGTTGACGGCGAACAAGGAGTACGACGGCACCGCGCCGGAGTCGTCCAGCGTGACGATCAAGCAGTACACGAAGTCCGCCGACCTCAAGCTCGCGGTGCAGGAGGGTGACGCCGACGTGGCGTACCGCCAGCTCACGCCGACCGAGGTCACCTCGTTGTCCGAGGACGACGGCCTGCAGCGCGTCCAGGGCTCGTCGGGCGAGGTCCGGTTCCTCGGCTTCAACCTCGACACGATGCCCGGTGACGACACCGCGCAGAAGACCGCGATCCGCCAGGCCGTCGCGGCGACGGTCGACCGCGCGGCGATCGCGAAGGACGTCTACCAGGGCACCTACGCTCCGGCGTACTCGATCGTGCCGTCCGACTTCACCGGCGCGACCGATGCGTTCCAGACGGAGTACGACGGTGCCGACCCCGAGGCCATCCTCGAGAAGGCCGGCGTGCGCACGCCCGTCGCGCTGCCGATCGAGTACACGACCGACCACTACGGTTCCGGGTCCGACGACGAGTACGCGCTGATCAAGCAGCAGCTCGAGGACACCGGCCTGTTCACGGTCGACCTGCAGTCGGCGAGCTGGGACACCTACGTCGGGAACGTCGGCAAGGGCGAGTACCCGGTCTTCCAGCTCGGGTTCTTCCAGGACTACCCCGACGCCTCGTCGTACCTGACGCCGGCCTACGGTTCCGAGGACGTCAACCTGCTCGCGAACCACTTCGACGACCGGGCCGTGCAGCAGCTGGTCGCCGCGCAGGCGGTCGAGGCCGACGCGACCGAGCGGACGAAGCAGATCGAGGAGATCCAGCAGGACACCGCCGAGTCCGTGCCGCTCATCCCGTTGCTCGCCGGGCAGGAGAACGTCATCGGGCAGAAGTCGCTCACCGGGCTGACGAAGTCGGTCGACGCCTCTGGGGAGTTCCGCATCTGGGAGATCGGGCGCTCGTGA